A window of Thermus antranikianii DSM 12462 contains these coding sequences:
- a CDS encoding serine/threonine-protein kinase: MTSLKRKDFRLQMLLGLGQTAQVYLAEAPDGQKVALKLPRKEVRQDPKLAERFAREVSLSLSLKHPHLVQGLYGIPFGEEAFLALEYLEAGTLEERLLKGPLSQEEAMRALLQVGQALLFLHGKGFLHQDVKPSNVFVGKEGYKLGDLGTVRPLAEASSEYAGSPHYLAPELFLGARPSPKSDAYSFGIMAYELLTGRRPFQGETLDALRNAHLLLSPPPTSLPSRLDKALRRLLAKNPEERLDVKGFIEALGNPQDKKVDETPGRRKGFPFFWRK, translated from the coding sequence TTGACTAGCCTGAAGCGCAAGGACTTCCGCCTGCAGATGCTCCTGGGTTTGGGGCAGACTGCCCAGGTTTACCTGGCGGAGGCTCCCGATGGGCAAAAAGTAGCCCTCAAGCTTCCCCGCAAGGAGGTAAGGCAGGATCCCAAGCTTGCCGAGCGGTTTGCCCGGGAGGTTTCCCTTAGCCTTTCCCTGAAGCACCCCCACCTGGTGCAAGGGCTTTACGGGATACCCTTCGGCGAGGAAGCCTTTCTGGCCCTGGAGTACCTGGAGGCAGGCACCCTGGAGGAACGCCTCCTCAAGGGTCCCCTAAGCCAGGAGGAGGCCATGCGGGCGCTTTTGCAGGTGGGGCAGGCCTTGCTCTTCCTGCACGGAAAGGGCTTCCTTCACCAGGATGTGAAACCCTCCAACGTGTTCGTGGGGAAAGAAGGCTACAAGCTCGGGGACCTGGGCACCGTGCGCCCCTTGGCGGAGGCTTCCTCGGAGTATGCGGGAAGCCCCCACTACCTGGCCCCCGAACTCTTCCTGGGGGCCAGGCCCAGCCCCAAAAGCGACGCCTACAGCTTTGGGATAATGGCCTACGAGCTCCTCACGGGCAGGCGACCTTTCCAGGGGGAAACCCTGGACGCTCTCCGCAACGCCCACCTCCTCCTTTCTCCCCCTCCCACTTCCCTTCCTTCCAGGCTGGACAAGGCCTTGAGGCGCCTTTTAGCCAAAAATCCGGAGGAGCGCCTGGACGTCAAGGGTTTTATCGAGGCACTGGGGAACCCTCAGGACAAGAAGGTGGACGAAACCCCAGGCAGACGCAAGGGGTTTCCCTTTTTTTGGAGGAAATAA
- a CDS encoding metal-dependent hydrolase, whose translation MLEIRYLGHSAVWLSDGKTKVVIDPFLTGNPVAPVGVGEVQADLILVTHAHGDHFGDAVALSKKGGTVVSTFEIATYAEKHGAKAVPMNIGGTYRFPGGWLKWFPAWHSSSFPDGTYGGMPMGVVVELGGKRIYHAGDTALFSDMRLIGELGLDLAFLPIGDHFTMGPEDALKALELVKPKRVVPIHYNTFPPIQQDGEAFAAKAKEKGVEGHALKPGGVLVLD comes from the coding sequence ATGCTGGAGATCCGGTACCTGGGCCACTCGGCGGTCTGGCTTTCCGACGGCAAGACCAAGGTGGTCATCGATCCCTTCCTCACCGGGAACCCCGTGGCCCCGGTGGGGGTGGGGGAGGTACAGGCGGACCTCATCCTGGTTACCCACGCCCACGGGGACCACTTCGGCGACGCCGTGGCCCTGTCCAAGAAAGGAGGCACGGTGGTTTCCACCTTTGAGATCGCCACCTACGCGGAGAAGCACGGGGCCAAGGCAGTGCCCATGAACATCGGGGGCACCTACCGCTTCCCCGGGGGCTGGCTCAAGTGGTTCCCCGCCTGGCACTCCTCTAGCTTCCCTGACGGCACCTACGGGGGCATGCCCATGGGGGTGGTGGTGGAACTTGGCGGCAAGCGCATCTACCATGCCGGGGACACCGCCCTCTTCTCCGACATGCGCCTCATCGGGGAGCTGGGCCTGGACCTGGCCTTCCTGCCCATCGGCGACCACTTCACCATGGGACCGGAAGACGCCCTAAAGGCCCTGGAGCTCGTAAAACCCAAGCGGGTGGTGCCCATCCACTACAACACCTTCCCCCCCATCCAGCAGGACGGGGAGGCCTTCGCCGCCAAGGCCAAGGAGAAGGGAGTGGAGGGCCACGCCCTGAAACCAGGGGGTGTGTTGGTCCTTGACTAG
- a CDS encoding DUF3809 family protein, with translation MKVRLHLIPNGHPPQGVPLELQLEGDEVRGVFRQENPVLGEVALPFASRLKGEHLEAKLLPPPSLKVEGRVFSGTKGLELELELSLVLPEGRTWGERAFARILELLFYKSLERSLSQMPSSPV, from the coding sequence ATGAAGGTTAGGCTGCACCTCATCCCGAACGGCCATCCTCCCCAGGGTGTACCCCTGGAACTCCAGCTGGAAGGAGACGAGGTCCGGGGGGTCTTCCGGCAGGAAAACCCCGTGCTGGGGGAGGTGGCCCTTCCCTTCGCCTCGAGGCTTAAAGGAGAGCACCTCGAGGCCAAGCTCCTCCCCCCACCTTCCCTCAAGGTGGAGGGCCGGGTGTTTTCGGGCACGAAGGGGCTGGAGCTGGAACTGGAGCTCAGTCTGGTCCTCCCCGAGGGCCGGACCTGGGGGGAGCGGGCCTTCGCCCGCATCCTGGAACTCCTCTTCTATAAAAGCTTAGAGCGGTCCCTTTCCCAAATGCCCTCCTCTCCGGTATAG
- a CDS encoding DUF3248 domain-containing protein, whose product MEKDLLEALGQYLVWRIGRAEEEEVLVVRVGLASATPRFRELPRLLNIPDAEVARLAKEGRVRVEWVEG is encoded by the coding sequence GTGGAGAAGGATCTGTTGGAAGCCCTGGGCCAGTACCTGGTCTGGCGGATCGGCCGGGCCGAGGAGGAAGAGGTCCTGGTGGTGCGGGTGGGCCTGGCCTCGGCCACGCCCCGCTTCCGGGAGCTGCCCAGGCTCTTGAACATCCCAGACGCCGAGGTGGCCCGCCTGGCCAAGGAAGGCCGGGTACGGGTGGAATGGGTGGAAGGATGA